Part of the Novosphingobium sp. KA1 genome is shown below.
GCAACAATGGAGTTCACCGTATCGGTGCGCATGTCGATCACGACATCGTCCACCGTCTCGGCGTCCATGATGTCCGAGCGCTGCTCGTAGATCACCTTGCGCTGGTCGTTCATCACGTCGTCGTACTCGACGACCTGCTTGCGCACTTCGTAGTTGCGCGCCTCGACCTTCTTCTGCGCGGTCTCGATCGCCTTCGACAGCCACTTGGAGCCAATCGCCTCGCCATCGGCCAGGTTGCTGTTCATCATCTTGGCGAACAGCGTGTCCGGACCGAAGATGCGCAGCAGGTCGTCCTCGAGGCAGAGGTAGAACTTCGACAGGCCCGGGTCGCCCTGACGGCCCGAACGGCCGCGCAGCTGGTTATCGATGCGGCGGCTTTCGTGGCGCTCGGTACCGATCACGCAGAGACCGCCGGCGGCGAGCACCAGGCGCTTCTGCTCGGCCACTTCCGCCTTGATGCGAGCAATCGCCTCGTCACGCTCCGGCCCCTCGGGCATGTCGCGCAGTTCGTCCTCGACGCGGAACTCGACGTTGCCGCCCAGCTGGATGTCGGTGCCGCGGCCCGCCATGTTGGTGGCAATCGTCACCGCGCCAAGACTGCCCGCCTGGGCAACGATGTGGGCTTCCATCTCGTGGAAACGGGCATTGAGGACCGAGTGCTTGACGCCTTCCTTGTTGAGGAAGTCCGAGAGCAGTTCCGACTTCTCGATCGACACCGTGCCGACAAGCACCGGCTGGCCGATCTCGTGCTTCTCGCGGATCAGCTTGGCGATGGCGCCGAACTTGTCGAGCGTGTTCTTGTAGAACTCGTCTTCCTCGTCGATGCGCTGGATCGGCACATTGGTCGGGATGGTGACGACGTTCATCTTGTAGATGTCGTAGAACTCGGCCGCCTCGGTGGCAGCCGTGCCGGTCATGCCCGAAAGCTTCGGGTACATGCGGAAGTAGTTCTGGAAGGTGATCGAGGCGAGCGTCTGGTTCTCGGGCTCGATCTTGACGCCTTCCTTGGCCTCGACCGCCTGGTGCAGACCGTTCGACCAGCGGCGACCGTCCATCATGCGGCCGGTGAATTCGTCGATGATGACGACCTTGCCGTCCTTGACGATGTAATCGGTGTCACGCTTGAACATGACCACGGCCTTGAGGCTCTGGTCGAGGTGATGGACGACCTGGGTGTTCTCGACGTCGTAGAGGTTCGAGCCGACCAGCAGCCCTGCGGCCTCGAGCATGCGCTCGGCCTTCTCGACGCCGTCTTCGGTCAGGCTGATGTTCTTGGTCTTCTCGTCGGTCTCGTAGTCCTCGGGGACAAACTGCTTCACGACAGCATCGACCTGAAGGTAGAGTTCCGACTTGTCGTCGGTCGGCCCCGAGATGATCAGCGGGGTACGCGCTTCGTCGATCAGGATCGAATCGACTTCGTCGACGATCGCGAAGTTGAAGGGGCGCTGCACCATCTGGCTGCGCTCGTGCTTCATGTTGTCGCGCAGGTAGTCGAAACCGAACTCGTTGTTGGTGCCGTAGGTGATGTCCGCGGCATAGGCATCGCGGCGTTCCCACTCGTTGAGATTGGGGACAATCACGCCGATGGTGAGGCCGAGGAAGTTGTGCAGCTTGCCCATCTGCTCCGCGTCGCGGCGGGCGAGATAGTCGTTGACGGTGACGACGTGGACGCCCTTGCCCTCGATGGCATTGAGGTAGGTGGCGGTAGTCGCCACCAGGGTCTTGCCTTCACCGGTGCGCATTTCCGCGATTTCGCCGCGGTGGAGGACGATGCCGCCGATCAGCTGCACGTCGAAGTGGCGCATGCCGAACACGCGCTTCGAAGCCTCGCGCACGGTGGCGAAGGCTTCGGGCAGGATCTTGTCGAGCGTGCTGCCATTCGCGAGCATTTCGCGGAACTTGGGCGTCTGCGCGGCCAGCTCCTCGTCGCTCATGGCTTCGAGAACGGGCTCGAACCCGGCGATCTGGGCAACGACCTTGTCGAGCGACTTGACGTAGCGGTCGTTGGACGAACCGAAAATGGACTTGGCGAGTGCGCCGAACATGGCGGGAATCCCTGTTTTACTTGGATATCGTGAATGACGGACATGTGCGCCTCCGCCTCGTGGCAGAGCGCAGAAAATAGCTTCGCGAGGATGCGAAAGGTCGGCGCGCTTACTCGCGCGCGCGGTCTATCCCGGTCAGGACCGAAGGCACCGCCAGCGAAACCGGCACCGCGACAAGCGGCGGGGCATGGCGGCGGGCATTGCGCAGGCCCGGCTCGGGCAAGCGCGCAAGGGCAACCGGCGCACGCGGCGCCTTGGCAGCCACGGCAGCCTCGGTCAGCACCACCTGCAGGCTCGCCACCTGCGACGCACGCGCCTCGGCAGGGCCGATCTGCGCGGCAAGGCCCGTCAGCAGGGCCAGCAGGGTGAGGATCAGGCGATTTGCCATGGCGGATCAGATAAGGGCGGCTCGGCGCCATGTCCACACCAGAGAACGCCCTGCCCCGAGTTTACACACGTATCCCCGCATGCACCACGACTCTTGACCTGCCGCACCCACGCGCTACGCACCCGCCATGGCCTATCCCACCTCACCGCTCGCCTCGCCCTTCCCCGCCATGCCGCCGATCGCCGGCGTCACCCCGCACGTCGTGCGCGCAGGGTACAAGGACTGGGGCCGGTGCGACCTCACTTACGTGGAACTGGACGAGGGCACTGCCGTCGCGGGCGTGTTCACCAGGAACCTGTGCTGCTCCAGCGAAGTGGAACTGGGCCGCGCCAACGTGAAGCAGGGTCATGCCCGCGCACTGGTGGTCAATGCGGGCAATTCCAATGCCTTCACCGGCTACCGGGGCCGCGAGGCGGTGGAGCAGATCATGGATCAGGTCTCCGCCCATATCGGCTGCCCGCGTGAGCAGGTCTTTGTCTCCTCCACCGGCGTGATCGGCGTGCCGCTGCCCAAAGACAAGGCCCGCGAAGGCGTGGAGAAGGCCCTCGCCGCCCAGCCCTGC
Proteins encoded:
- the secA gene encoding preprotein translocase subunit SecA, translating into MFGALAKSIFGSSNDRYVKSLDKVVAQIAGFEPVLEAMSDEELAAQTPKFREMLANGSTLDKILPEAFATVREASKRVFGMRHFDVQLIGGIVLHRGEIAEMRTGEGKTLVATTATYLNAIEGKGVHVVTVNDYLARRDAEQMGKLHNFLGLTIGVIVPNLNEWERRDAYAADITYGTNNEFGFDYLRDNMKHERSQMVQRPFNFAIVDEVDSILIDEARTPLIISGPTDDKSELYLQVDAVVKQFVPEDYETDEKTKNISLTEDGVEKAERMLEAAGLLVGSNLYDVENTQVVHHLDQSLKAVVMFKRDTDYIVKDGKVVIIDEFTGRMMDGRRWSNGLHQAVEAKEGVKIEPENQTLASITFQNYFRMYPKLSGMTGTAATEAAEFYDIYKMNVVTIPTNVPIQRIDEEDEFYKNTLDKFGAIAKLIREKHEIGQPVLVGTVSIEKSELLSDFLNKEGVKHSVLNARFHEMEAHIVAQAGSLGAVTIATNMAGRGTDIQLGGNVEFRVEDELRDMPEGPERDEAIARIKAEVAEQKRLVLAAGGLCVIGTERHESRRIDNQLRGRSGRQGDPGLSKFYLCLEDDLLRIFGPDTLFAKMMNSNLADGEAIGSKWLSKAIETAQKKVEARNYEVRKQVVEYDDVMNDQRKVIYEQRSDIMDAETVDDVVIDMRTDTVNSIVADACPQGSYPEHWNVEGLKAKAAEILALDVPVEAWIEEDGVDPELVEERIAAMADAHMAEKMANDDPAIWRQVEKSILLDRIDHYWKEHLATLDALRQVVFLRAYAQKTPINEYKTEAFGLFERMLDTIREDVTRILAVSQLQIPEPVQLPELPDFLTGHIDPLTGIDNSNDGDGSAMVPELFGSLAGSPQAGVGLGGAGENPYADLPLSRNALCPCGSGQKYKHCHGALA